In Nematostella vectensis chromosome 2, jaNemVect1.1, whole genome shotgun sequence, one genomic interval encodes:
- the LOC5521105 gene encoding neurogenic locus notch homolog protein 1 isoform X4 produces MATPFLSLAVALLALGYTVVAHRECQHYKVLNTADRASTRSQGNVLKCDQKEILTKAWYRFEGAAGSAMPTSPVPINRCGTHAPGWMEGSHPTVAEGIVTRKVCYHWSGKPCHWNNAIRVRSCGGFYVYELNRPPVCHLRYCGNGVSAPSKPLECRSYKKLDTADRAAGRPRGNVLKCDQKEILTKAWYRFEGAAGSAMPTSLVPINRCGTHAPGWMEGSHPTVAEGIVTRKVCYHWSGKTCHWNNAIRVRNCGGFYVYELNRPPVCHLRYCGNAEFDVNECSKNPCKNGGVCKNEHGGYSCACKAGFTGKNCEQDVNECSVNPCKNGGVCKNEHGGYSCACKAGFTGKNCEQAPSKPLECRSYKKLDTADRAAGRPRGNVLKCDQKEILTKAWYRFEGAAGSAMPTSLVPINRCGTHAPGWMEGSHPTVAEGIVVRKVCYHWSGKTCHWNNAIRVRNCGGFYVYELNRPPVCHLRYCGNAEFDVNECSKNPCKNGGVCKNEHGGYSCACKVGFTGKNCEQDVNECSVNPCKNGGVCKNEHGGYSCACKAGFTGKNCEQDVNECSVNPCKNGGVCKNEHGGYSCACKAGFTGKNCEQAPSKPRECRSYKKLDTADRAAGRPRGNVLKCDQKEILTKAWYRFEGAAGSAMPTSLVPINRCGTHAPGWMEGSHPTVAEGIVVRKVCYHWSGKTCHWNNAIRVRNCGGFYVYELNRPPVCHLRYCGNAEFDVNECSINPCKNGGVCKNEHGGYSCACKAGFTGKNCEQDVNECSVNPCKNGGVCKNEHGGYSCACKAGFTGKNCEQAPSKPRECRSYKKLDTADRAAGRPRGNVLKCDQKEILTKAWYRFEGAAGSAMPTSLVPINRCGTHAPGWMEGSHPTVAEGIVVRKVCYHWSGKTCHWNNAIRVRNCGGFYVYELNRPPVCHLRYCGNAEFDVNECSINPCKNGGVCKNEHGGYSCACKAGFTGKNCEQDVNECSVNPCKNGGVCKNEHGGYSCACKAGFTGKNCEQAPSKPLECRSYKKLDTADRAAGRPRGNVLKCDQKEILTKAWYRFEGAAGSAMPTSLVPINRCGTHAPGWMEGSHPTVAEGIVTRKVCYHWSGKTCHWNNAIRVRNCGGFYVYELNRPPVCHLRYCGNAEFETCSSKPCKNGGTCREVNGAYSCTCKSGFTGKNCEQDVNECSKNPCKNGGVCKNEHGGYSCACKVGFTGKICEQDVNECSENPCKNGGVCKNEHGGYSCACKAGFTGKNCEQDVNECSKNPCQNGGVCKNEHGGYSCACKAGFTGKICEQDVNECNKNPCQNGGVCKNEHGGYSCTCKAGFTGKNCEQDVNECSKNPCKNGGVCKNEHGGYSCACKAGFTGKICEQDVNECSENPCKNGGVCKNEHGGYSCACKAGFTGKNCEQDVNECSENPCKNGGVCKNEHGGYSCACKAGFMGKNCEQDVNECSKNPCQNGGVCKNEHGGYSCACKAGFTGKNCEQDVNECSKNPCKNDGVCKNEHGGYSCACKAGFTGKNCEQDMNECSKNPCQNGGVCKNKHGGYSCACKAGFTGKNCEQDVNECSKYPCQNGGVCKNEHGGYSCACKAEFTGKNCEQDVNECSKNPCKNGGVCKNEHGGYSCTCKAGFTGKTCEQDVNECSKNPCKNGGVCKNEHGGYSCACKAEFTGKNCEQDVNECSKNPCKNGGVCKNEHGGYSCTCKAGFTGKICEQDVNECSKNPCKNGGVCKNEHGGHSCTCKAGFTGKNCEQDVNECSKNPCKNGGVCKNEHGGYSCTCKAGFTGKNCEQDVNECSTNPCQNGGVCKNEHGGYSCVCKAGFTGKNCEQDVDECAGVNPCHHGGVCSNSHGGYSCKCASGYTGKNCEQDKNECKVNPCLNNGKCINTPGSYKCNCIDEYTGKHCETEPQEPGAPKYKELGCYKDNGNDKNKPRRTIPEMIANFRPQIDWHDMSKTVNECAKHAKEKGYEIFGVQFYGECYSGPTAEIDYERDGKAERGKCWAGVGGPSTNMVYRIE; encoded by the exons ATGGCGACTCCTTTCCTATCGCTAGCAGTTGCACTGCT GGCCTTGGGTTACACGGTTGTTGCACATAGag AGTGTCAGCATTATAAAGTATTAAACACCGCCGACCGTGCGTCAACAAGGTCCCAAGGTAACGTCCTCAAATGTGATCAGAAAGAGATCCTAACCAAGGCCTGGTACCGATTTGAAGGCGCCGCCGGGTCTGCCATGCCTACATCGCCCGTCCCTATCAACAGGTGTGGTACCCACGCTCCGGGCTGGATGGAGGGATCACACCCAACAGTCGCAGAGGGTATTGTCACCCGTAAAGTCTGTTATCACTGGAGTGGTAAACCCTGCCATTGGAACAACGCTATTCGCGTCAGAAGCTGTGGGGGGTTTTACGTGTACGAGCTCAACAGACCGCCTGTTTGTCATCTTCGTTACTGTGGCAACGGAGTATCAG cccCGTCGAAACCACTAG AATGCCGAAGCTACAAAAAGCTCGACACAGCAGACCGTGCAGCTGGGAGACCGAGGGGTAACGTCCTCAAATGTGATCAGAAAGAGATCCTAACCAAGGCCTGGTACCGATTTGAAGGCGCCGCCGGGTCTGCCATGCCTACATCGCTCGTCCCTATCAACAGATGTGGTACCCACGCTCCGGGCTGGATGGAGGGATCACACCCAACAGTTGCAGAGGGTATTGTCACCCGTAAAGTCTGTTATCACTGGAGTGGTAAAACCTGCCATTGGAACAACGCTATTCGCGTCAGAAACTGTGGGGGTTTTTACGTGTACGAGCTCAACAGACCGCCTGTCTGTCATCTTCGTTACTGTGGCAACGCGGAATTTG ATGTGAATGAATGCAGCAAAAATCCGTGCAAAAATGGCGGAGTATGCAAAAACGAACATGGTGGATACTCTTGTGCTTGCAAAGCAGGATTCACGGGCAAAAACTGTGAACAAG ATGTGAATGAATGCAGCGTAAACCCGTGCAAAAATGGCGGAGTATGCAAAAACGAACATGGTGGATACTCTTGTGCTTGCAAAGCAGGATTCACGGGCAAAAACTGTGAACAAG cccCGTCGAAACCACTAG AATGCCGAAGCTACAAAAAGCTCGACACAGCAGACCGTGCCGCTGGGAGACCGAGGGGTAACGTCCTCAAATGTGATCAGAAAGAGATCCTAACCAAGGCCTGGTACCGATTTGAAGGCGCCGCCGGGTCTGCCATGCCTACATCGCTCGTCCCTATCAACAGATGTGGTACCCACGCTCCGGGCTGGATGGAGGGATCACACCCAACAGTTGCAGAGGGTATTGTCGTCCGTAAAGTCTGTTATCACTGGAGTGGTAAAACCTGCCATTGGAACAACGCTATTCGCGTCAGAAACTGTGGGGGTTTTTACGTGTACGAGCTCAACAGACCGCCTGTCTGTCATCTTCGTTACTGTGGCAACGCGGAATTTG ATGTGAATGAATGCAGCAAAAATCCGTGCAAAAATGGCGGAGTATGCAAAAACGAACATGGTGGATACTCTTGTGCTTGCAAAGTAGGATTCACGGGCAAAAACTGTGAACAAG ATGTGAATGAATGCAGCGTAAACCCGTGCAAAAATGGCGGAGTATGCAAAAACGAACATGGTGGATACTCTTGTGCTTGCAAAGCAGGATTCACGGGCAAAAACTGTGAACAAG ATGTGAATGAATGCAGCGTAAACCCGTGCAAAAATGGCGGAGTATGCAAAAACGAACATGGTGGATACTCTTGTGCTTGCAAAGCAGGATTCACGGGCAAAAACTGTGAACAAG cccCGTCGAAACCACGAG AATGCCGAAGCTACAAAAAGCTCGACACAGCAGACCGTGCCGCTGGGAGACCGAGGGGTAACGTCCTCAAATGTGATCAGAAAGAGATCCTAACCAAGGCCTGGTACCGATTTGAAGGCGCCGCCGGGTCTGCCATGCCTACATCGCTCGTCCCTATCAACAGATGTGGTACCCACGCTCCGGGCTGGATGGAGGGATCACACCCAACAGTTGCAGAGGGTATTGTCGTCCGTAAAGTCTGTTATCACTGGAGTGGTAAAACCTGCCATTGGAACAACGCTATTCGCGTCAGAAACTGTGGGGGGTTTTACGTGTACGAGCTCAACAGACCGCCTGTCTGTCATCTTCGTTACTGTGGCAACGCGGAATTTG ATGTGAATGAATGCAGCATAAACCCGTGCAAAAATGGCGGTGTATGCAAAAACGAACATGGTGGATACTCTTGTGCTTGCAAAGCAGGATTCACGGGCAAAAACTGTGAACAAG ATGTGAATGAATGCAGCGTAAACCCGTGCAAAAATGGCGGAGTATGCAAAAACGAACATGGTGGATACTCTTGTGCTTGCAAAGCAGGATTCACGGGCAAAAACTGTGAACAAG cccCGTCGAAACCACGAG AATGCCGAAGCTACAAAAAGCTCGACACAGCAGACCGTGCCGCTGGGAGACCGAGGGGTAACGTCCTCAAATGTGATCAGAAAGAGATCCTAACCAAGGCCTGGTACCGATTTGAAGGCGCCGCCGGGTCTGCCATGCCTACATCGCTCGTCCCTATCAACAGATGTGGTACCCACGCTCCGGGCTGGATGGAGGGATCACACCCAACAGTTGCAGAGGGTATTGTCGTCCGTAAAGTCTGTTATCACTGGAGTGGTAAAACCTGCCATTGGAACAACGCTATTCGCGTCAGAAACTGTGGGGGGTTTTACGTGTACGAGCTCAACAGACCGCCTGTCTGTCATCTTCGTTACTGTGGCAACGCGGAATTTG ATGTGAATGAATGCAGCATAAACCCGTGCAAAAATGGCGGTGTATGCAAAAACGAACATGGTGGATACTCTTGTGCTTGCAAAGCAGGATTCACGGGCAAAAACTGTGAACAAG ATGTGAATGAATGCAGCGTAAACCCGTGCAAAAATGGCGGAGTATGCAAAAACGAACATGGTGGATACTCTTGTGCTTGCAAAGCAGGATTCACGGGCAAAAACTGTGAACAAG cccCGTCGAAACCACTAG AATGCCGAAGCTACAAAAAGCTCGACACAGCAGACCGTGCAGCTGGGAGACCGAGGGGTAACGTCCTCAAATGTGATCAGAAAGAGATCCTAACCAAGGCCTGGTACCGATTTGAAGGCGCCGCCGGGTCTGCCATGCCTACATCGCTCGTCCCTATCAACAGATGTGGTACCCACGCCCCGGGCTGGATGGAGGGATCACACCCAACAGTTGCAGAGGGTATTGTCACCCGTAAAGTCTGTTATCACTGGAGTGGTAAAACCTGCCATTGGAACAACGCTATTCGCGTCAGAAACTGTGGGGGGTTTTACGTGTACGAGCTCAACAGACCGCCTGTCTGTCATCTTCGTTACTGTGGCAACGCGGAATTTG aaacatgCAGTTCTAAACCGTGTAAGAATGGAGGAACTTGTCGTGAGGTCAATGGAGCATATAGTTGCACGTGCAAGAGTGGATTTACTGGGAAAAACTGCGAACAAG ATGTGAATGAATGCAGCAAAAACCCGTGCAAAAATGGCGGAGTGTGCAAAAACGAACATGGTGGATACTCTTGTGCTTGCAAAGTAGGATTTACGGGCAAAATCTGTGAACAAG ATGTGAACGAATGCAGCGAAAACCCGTGCAAAAATGGCGGAGTGTGCAAAAACGAACATGGTGGATACTCTTGTGCTTGCAAAGCAGGATTCACGGGCAAAAACTGTGAACAAG ATGTGAATGAATGCAGCAAAAATCCGTGCCAAAATGGCGGAGTATGCAAAAACGAACATGGCGGATACTCTTGCGCTTGCAAAGCAGGATTCACGGGCAAAATCTGCGAACAAG ATGTGAATGAATGCAACAAAAATCCGTGCCAAAATGGCGGAGTATGCAAAAACGAACATGGGGGATACTCTTGCACTTGCAAAGCAGGATTCACGGGCAAAAACTGCGAACAAG ATGTGAATGAATGTAGCAAAAACCCGTGCAAAAATGGCGGAGTATGCAAAAACGAACATGGTGGATACTCTTGTGCTTGCAAAGCAGGATTCACGGGCAAAATCTGCGAACAAG ATGTGAACGAATGCAGCGAAAACCCGTGCAAAAATGGCGGAGTGTGCAAAAACGAACATGGTGGATACTCTTGTGCTTGCAAAGCAGGATTCACGGGCAAAAACTGTGAACAAG ATGTGAATGAATGCAGCGAAAACCCGTGCAAAAATGGCGGAGTATGCAAAAACGAACATGGCGGATACTCTTGCGCTTGCAAAGCAGGATTTATGGGCAAAAACTGCGAACAAG ATGTGAATGAATGCAGCAAAAATCCGTGCCAAAATGGCGGAGTATGCAAAAACGAACATGGCGGATACTCTTGCGCTTGCAAAGCAGGATTCACGGGCAAAAACTGTGAACAAG ATGTGAATGAATGTAGCAAAAACCCGTGCAAAAATGACGGAGTATGCAAAAACGAACATGGCGGATACTCTTGCGCTTGCAAAGCAGGATTCACGGGCAAAAACTGCGAACAAG ATATGAATGAATGCAGCAAAAATCCGTGCCAAAATGGCGGAGTATGCAAAAACAAACATGGTGGATACTCTTGCGCTTGCAAAGCAGGATTCACGGGCAAAAACTGCGAACAAG ATGTAAATGAATGCAGCAAATATCCGTGCCAAAATGGCGGGGTATGCAAAAACGAACATGGCGGATACTCTTGCGCTTGCAAAGCAGAATTCACTGGCAAAAACTGCGAACAAG ATGTGAATGAATGCAGCAAAAACCCGTGCAAAAATGGCGGAGTATGCAAAAACGAACATGGGGGATACTCTTGCACTTGCAAAGCAGGATTCACGGGCAAAACCTGCGAACAAG ATGTGAATGAATGCAGCAAAAACCCGTGCAAAAATGGCGGAGTATGCAAAAACGAACATGGCGGATACTCTTGCGCTTGCAAAGCAGAATTCACGGGCAAAAACTGCGAACAAG ATGTGAATGAATGCAGCAAAAACCCGTGCAAAAATGGCGGAGTATGCAAAAACGAACATGGCGGATACTCTTGCACTTGCAAAGCAGGATTTACGGGCAAAATCTGTGAACAAG ATGTGAATGAATGCAGCAAAAACCCGTGCAAAAATGGCGGAGTATGCAAAAACGAACATGGTGGACACTCTTGCACCTGCAAAGCAGGATTTACGGGCAAAAACTGTGAACAAG ATGTAAATGAATGCAGCAAAAACCCGTGCAAAAATGGCGGAGTATGCAAAAACGAACATGGCGGATACTCTTGCACTTGCAAGGCGGGATTTACGGGCAAGAACTGCGAACAAG ATGTGAATGAATGCAGCACAAATCCGTGCCAAAATGGCGGAGTATGCAAAAACGAACATGGCGGATACTCTTGCGTTTGTAAGGCAGGTTTTACGGGAAAAAACTGCGAACAGG ATGTTGACGAATGTGCCGGCGTCAACCCGTGTCATCATGGCGGAGTCTGCTCTAACAGCCATGGAGGATACAGTTGTAAATGCGCGTCCGGGTACACCGGAAAGAACTGCGAACAAG ATAAAAATGAGTGTAAGGTGAATCCATGCTTGAATAATGGCAAGTGTATCAACACTCCGGGAAGCTACAAGTGCAACTGCATCGATGAGTACACCGGGAAACATTGTGAAACGG aACCTCAAGAACCGGGAGCAC CCAAGTACAAGGAGCTTGGATGCTACAAGGACAACGGCAACGACAAAAACAAGCCGAGACGAACTATCCCTGAAATGATTGCAAATTTTAGACCACAAATCGACTGGCATGACATGAGCAAGACTGTTAACGAATGTGCTAAACACGCCAAAGAAAAAGG GTACGAGATTTTCGGAGTTCAATTCTACGGTGAATGCTACAGTGGTCCTACTGCTGAGATAGACTATGAACGAGATGGCAAGGCGGAAAGGGGAAAGTGCTGGGCCGGTGTAGGGGGTCCTAGCACTAACATGGTATACAGGATTGAATAA